In the Arthrobacter sp. 31Y genome, one interval contains:
- a CDS encoding metallophosphoesterase family protein, giving the protein MSSPSRRSAIAASIAGLATIGATAAVASPAQATGNGHGSNRPSGKATVFTVISDIQGDLGDFDLALKDIEQTNPGKRSAGLVVNGDITPRGYDFEYEAVRKVLDANTHAANVHWAIGNHEFYVPKYSNPSTLAQATWPNGTTEASLFQSFFNFTGRDKVYTEIDLGGVPGLILGTEKYMHYHDTTLWDEVWLSEEQIIWFEQRLAYWARKGQPVMVFTHHPFPDTVSGTRNNLYKKDYLQVDRLLGILGKYKNVFVFTAHTHWALQLADWEVRRTVPGTGNLQGFQVINTGAVQTLWEDNGAGGERALDGREASGLQVEVYNDCVVVKARDYRRGEWIKEVQIPLF; this is encoded by the coding sequence ATGTCCTCTCCCAGCCGCCGCTCTGCCATCGCAGCATCAATCGCAGGGTTGGCCACCATCGGTGCCACGGCCGCCGTCGCGTCTCCGGCGCAGGCAACCGGAAACGGGCACGGAAGCAACCGGCCCTCCGGAAAGGCCACTGTGTTCACCGTCATCAGCGATATCCAGGGAGATCTGGGCGACTTTGACCTGGCGCTCAAGGACATTGAACAAACCAACCCAGGCAAACGGAGCGCCGGCTTGGTGGTGAATGGCGATATCACCCCACGGGGCTACGACTTTGAGTACGAGGCTGTGCGCAAGGTCCTGGATGCCAACACCCACGCCGCCAATGTCCACTGGGCCATCGGCAACCACGAGTTCTATGTTCCCAAGTACTCCAACCCCAGCACGCTTGCCCAAGCCACGTGGCCCAATGGAACCACCGAAGCTTCCCTCTTCCAGAGCTTCTTCAACTTCACCGGCCGGGACAAGGTCTACACCGAAATTGACCTCGGCGGTGTTCCCGGCCTGATCCTGGGCACTGAAAAGTACATGCACTACCACGACACCACACTGTGGGACGAGGTGTGGCTCAGCGAGGAACAGATCATCTGGTTCGAGCAGCGCCTGGCCTACTGGGCCCGCAAAGGCCAGCCCGTCATGGTCTTCACCCACCACCCGTTCCCGGACACCGTTTCCGGAACCCGCAACAACCTCTATAAAAAGGACTACCTGCAGGTGGACCGGCTGCTGGGCATTCTTGGGAAGTACAAGAACGTCTTCGTCTTTACTGCCCACACCCACTGGGCACTTCAGCTGGCTGACTGGGAAGTCCGCCGGACAGTTCCCGGAACGGGCAACCTCCAGGGCTTCCAGGTCATCAACACCGGCGCCGTCCAGACCTTGTGGGAGGACAATGGCGCAGGCGGCGAGCGCGCCCTCGATGGCCGCGAAGCCAGTGGCCTGCAAGTGGAGGTCTACAACGACTGCGTCGTAGTCAAAGCACGCGACTACCGCCGAGGCGAATGGATCAAGGAAGTCCAAATACCGCTGTTCTAG